A single genomic interval of Flavobacterium sp. N2820 harbors:
- a CDS encoding gliding motility-associated C-terminal domain-containing protein, translated as MESFPIDFFSVKNSCRKHTRFLLVLFVFFSTVNVFSQNYENVAITGVISGNNTNNCLFSATSPTLPTLARVRVQQISGGGNVRIYRTGDNFTYEHNSGFTAGIPNNLTRFRISFLLADGVTTIPVNDYRFVINDIDGANNESLATNCGSGIRFTATAIPTNLVVDNTPPDLNATGTVNETGGTTSRVMYEFNDLNQIEFDCYANNGFIKEFDINYNNFTIATPLYAVCLNDSDGDGVTDDLDLDDDNDGILDSVEAGGNDPNGDHDGDGLPNFLDVTDNSGAHPTYIANADGSVTNYTDADSDGVPDVYESSLDGDSIPNHLDLDSDDDGCSDSNEYYASLTADGGDGGVYGIGVPAVNPNGTVVAASYIGSFANVVSSGSVSTINTQPTNQITIHGLNATFSIVNSGGSGITNYQWQESTNNGSTWNNVINGGIYGGATTNTLNLTGVLASMNGYDYRVIISETNYICANVQSLSANLTVTNVIVANNDATPADLSTVNGYTGGVAGDLTTNDTLNGVAVIDTEITITVVNNGGLTGVAIATNGNISVPAGTPAGSYTVEYQICENLNPTNCDTAFATVVVDAAPIVANDDATPADLSTVNGYTGGVAGDLTTNDTLNGVAVIDTEITITVVNNGGLTGVAIATNGNISVPAGTPAGSYTVEYQICENLNPTNCDTAFATVVVDAAPIVANNDATPADLSTVNGYTGGVAGDVTTNDTLNGVAVIDTEITITVLADGGLTGVAIATNGNISVPAGTPAGSYTVEYQICENLNPTNCDTAFATVVVDAAPIVANNDATPADLSTVNGYTGGVAGDLTTNDTLNGVAVIDTEITITVLADGGLTGVAIATNGNISVPAGTPAGSYTLEYQICENLNPTNCDTAFATVVVDAAPIVANNDATPADLSTVNGYTGGVAGDLTTNDTLNGVAVIDTEITITVLADGGLTGVAIATNGNISVPAGTPAGSYTVEYQICENLNPTNCDTAFATVVVDAAPIVANNDATPADLSTVNGYTGGVAGDLTTNDTLNGVAVIDTEITITVLADGGLTGVAIATNGNISVPAGTPAGSYTVEYQICENLNPTNCDTAFATVVVDAAPIVANNDATPADLSTVNGYTGGVAGDLTTNDTLNGVAVIDTEITITVVNNGGLTGVAIATNGNISVPAGTPAGSYTVEYQICENLNPTNCDTAFATVVVDAAPIVANNDATPADLSTVNGYTGGVAGDLTTNDTLNGVAVIDTEITITVVNNGGLTGVAIATNGNISVPAGTPAGSYTVEYQICENLNPTNCDTAFATVVVDAAPIVANNDATPADLSTVNGYTGGVAGDLTTNDTLNGVAVIDTEITITVVNNGGLTGVAIATNGNISVPAGTPAGSYTVEYQICENLNPTNCDTAFATVVVDAAPIVANNDATPADLSTVNGYTGGVAGDLTTNDTLNGVAVIDTEITITVVNNGGLTGVAIATNGNISVPAGTPAGSYTVEYQICENLNPTNCDTAFATVVVDAAPIVANNDATPADLSTVNGYTGGVAGDLTTNDTLNGVAVIDTEITITVVNNGGLTGVAIATNGNISVPAGTPAGNYTVEYQICENLNPTNCDTAFATVVVDAAPIVANDDATPADLSTVNGYTGGVAGDVTTNDTLNGVAVIDTEITITVLADGGLTGVAIATNGNISVPAGTPAGSYTVEYQICENLNPTNCDTAFATVVVDAAPIVANNDATPADLSTVNGYTGGVAGDVTTNDTLNSVAVIDTEITITILADGGLTGVAIATNGNISVPAGTPAGSYTVEYQICENLNPTNCDTAFATVVVDAAPIVANNDATPADLSTVNGYTGGVAGDLTTNDTLNGVAVVDTEITITVLADGGLTGVAIATNGNISVPAGTPAGSYTVEYQICENLNPTNCDTAFATVVVDAAPIVANNDATPADLSTVNGYTGGVAGDLTTNDTLNSVAVIDTEITITVLADGGLTGVAIATNGNISVPAGTPAGSYTVEYQICENLNPTNCDTAFATVVVDAAPIVANNDDFSSVSINETLGGVAGDVTTNDTLNGVAVIDTEITITILADGGLTGVTIAANGDLSVPAGTPAGTYTVEYQICENLNPTNCDNAFITVVVLPDNDGDGIDDIVDIDDDNDGITDIEEQNGNPILDTDGDGVIDSFDLDADGDGVNDVFEAGHGESDVNNDGIVDGPVGVNGMPDAVEGGVDGAGPDYTPQDSDADGVHDFQDIDDDNDGVNTEFENPNADGDGNPNTGTTQDTDVDGIDDYLDIDDDNDGVNTEFENPNADGDGNPNTGTTQDTDGDGIDDYLDIDDDNDGVNTEFENPNADGDGNPNTGTTQDTDGDGIDDYLDIDDDNDGVNTEFENPNADGDGNPNTGTTQDTDGDGIDDYLDIDDDNDGVNTEFENPNADGDGNPNTGTTQDTDGDGIDDYLDIDDDNDGVNTEFENPNADGDGNPNTGTTQDTDGDGIDDYLDIDDDNDGVNTEFENPNADGDGNPNTGTTQDTDGDGIDDYLDIDDDNDGVNTEFENPNADGDGNPNTGTTQDTDGDGIDDYLDIDDDNDGVNTEFENPNADGDGNPNTGTTQDTDGDGIDDYLDIDDDNDGVNTEFENPNADGDGNPNTGTTQDTDGDGTPDYLDVDDDGDLVDTEFENPDPNGDGNPSDAQDTDGDGTPDYLDVDDDGDLVDTEFENPDPNGDGNPSDAQDTDGDGTPDYLDEDDDGDLVDTEFENPDPNGDGNPSDAQDTDGDGTPDYLDVDDDGDLVNTEFENPDPNGDGNPSDAQDTDGDGTPDYLDVDDDGDLVDTEFENPDPNGDGNPSDAQDTDGDGTPDYLDVDDDGDSVDTEFENPDPNGDGNPSDAQDTDGDGTPDYLDVDDDGDLVDTEFENPDPNGDGNPSDAQDTDGDGTPDYLDLDDDGDGIPTADENPDPNGDGDPSDAQDTDGDGIPDYLDADDDNDGIIAYNEGGNIDTDGDGLPNYLDQDADGDGIPDNVEAQTTAGYIVPSGVDTNNNGIDDAYDTGLTPIDTDGDGTNDMFDLDSDNDGVHDQYETGVDLAGTDTDNDGLDDNVDTTPGYDDPNGIFVTPSDDLQDTDGTEDVDYRDIDDDGDGLDTETENGDENGDGNPDDAFDSDGDGIPDYLEFNNHQPSSDDLEIFNLVTPNGDGDNDVFVIRNIELYPDNTVQIYNRWGILVYEVSSYNPSEGRAFVGLSEGRVTISQSSELPVGTYFYVVKYRNSAGNSKERSGYLYINR; from the coding sequence ATGGAATCATTCCCTATTGATTTTTTTAGTGTAAAAAACAGTTGTAGAAAGCACACAAGATTTTTATTGGTGTTATTTGTTTTTTTTTCAACTGTAAATGTTTTTTCTCAAAATTATGAAAATGTTGCTATTACAGGAGTAATATCAGGAAACAATACAAATAATTGTTTGTTTTCAGCAACATCACCAACTCTTCCCACTTTAGCAAGAGTTCGAGTTCAGCAAATAAGCGGCGGTGGTAATGTAAGGATTTACAGAACAGGTGATAATTTTACCTATGAGCATAATTCAGGCTTTACTGCTGGAATTCCAAACAATTTGACTAGATTTAGAATATCATTTTTGTTAGCCGATGGTGTTACAACTATACCTGTAAACGATTACAGGTTCGTAATAAATGATATTGATGGTGCAAATAATGAGTCTTTGGCTACTAATTGTGGTTCTGGAATACGTTTTACTGCAACGGCAATTCCTACAAATTTGGTAGTTGATAATACCCCACCAGATTTAAATGCTACTGGAACAGTTAATGAAACAGGAGGAACTACTAGTAGGGTTATGTATGAGTTTAATGATTTGAATCAAATTGAATTTGACTGTTATGCTAATAATGGCTTCATAAAAGAATTTGATATTAATTATAACAACTTTACCATTGCTACACCTTTATATGCTGTTTGTTTAAACGACTCAGATGGTGATGGCGTAACAGATGATTTAGATTTAGATGATGATAATGATGGAATATTAGATTCGGTTGAAGCGGGAGGAAATGATCCTAATGGAGATCATGATGGAGATGGATTACCAAATTTTTTAGATGTAACTGATAATTCTGGTGCACATCCTACTTATATAGCTAATGCAGATGGTTCTGTAACAAATTACACTGATGCAGATAGTGATGGTGTTCCTGATGTATATGAATCAAGTTTAGATGGAGATTCAATTCCAAATCACTTAGATTTAGATTCTGATGATGATGGTTGTTCAGATTCAAATGAATATTATGCTTCTTTAACTGCTGACGGTGGTGATGGTGGAGTTTATGGTATTGGTGTTCCAGCTGTAAATCCAAACGGAACTGTTGTTGCAGCTTCTTACATAGGTTCATTTGCAAATGTTGTTTCATCAGGTTCAGTAAGTACAATTAATACTCAACCTACAAATCAAATAACAATACATGGTTTAAATGCAACTTTTAGTATTGTGAATTCAGGTGGTTCAGGTATTACTAACTATCAGTGGCAAGAAAGCACTAATAATGGTTCAACTTGGAATAATGTAATTAATGGAGGGATTTATGGAGGGGCAACCACTAATACCTTAAATCTAACAGGCGTATTAGCATCTATGAATGGTTATGATTACAGGGTTATTATTTCTGAAACAAATTATATTTGTGCAAATGTTCAATCTTTATCAGCAAATTTAACTGTTACTAATGTTATTGTTGCCAATAACGATGCTACCCCAGCCGATTTATCTACTGTAAATGGATATACTGGAGGAGTTGCAGGTGACCTAACAACAAATGACACGTTAAACGGCGTAGCAGTAATAGATACGGAAATCACCATCACAGTAGTAAACAATGGAGGCTTAACAGGCGTAGCAATTGCAACCAATGGAAACATAAGTGTTCCAGCAGGCACCCCAGCAGGGAGCTACACTGTAGAATACCAAATTTGTGAAAACTTAAACCCAACGAATTGTGATACAGCTTTTGCAACAGTAGTTGTAGATGCAGCTCCAATTGTTGCCAATGACGATGCTACCCCAGCCGATTTATCTACTGTAAATGGATATACTGGAGGAGTTGCAGGTGATCTAACAACAAATGACACGTTAAACGGCGTAGCAGTAATAGATACGGAAATCACCATCACAGTAGTAAACAATGGAGGCTTAACAGGCGTAGCAATTGCAACCAATGGAAACATAAGTGTTCCAGCAGGCACCCCAGCAGGGAGCTACACTGTAGAATACCAAATCTGCGAAAATTTAAACCCAACGAATTGTGATACAGCTTTTGCAACAGTAGTTGTAGATGCAGCTCCAATTGTTGCTAATAACGATGCTACCCCAGCCGATTTATCTACTGTAAATGGATATACTGGAGGAGTTGCAGGGGATGTAACAACGAATGACACGTTAAACGGCGTAGCAGTAATAGATACGGAAATCACCATCACAGTATTAGCTGATGGAGGCTTAACAGGCGTAGCAATTGCAACCAATGGAAACATAAGTGTTCCAGCAGGCACCCCAGCAGGGAGCTACACTGTAGAATACCAAATCTGCGAAAACTTAAACCCAACGAATTGTGATACAGCTTTTGCAACAGTAGTTGTAGATGCAGCTCCAATTGTTGCCAATAACGATGCTACCCCAGCCGATTTATCTACTGTAAATGGATATACTGGAGGAGTTGCAGGTGACCTAACAACAAATGATACGTTAAACGGCGTAGCAGTAATAGATACGGAAATCACCATCACAGTACTAGCTGATGGAGGCTTAACAGGCGTAGCAATTGCAACCAATGGAAACATAAGTGTTCCAGCAGGCACCCCAGCAGGGAGCTACACTCTAGAATACCAAATTTGTGAAAACTTAAACCCAACGAATTGTGATACAGCTTTTGCAACAGTAGTTGTAGATGCAGCTCCAATTGTTGCCAATAACGATGCTACCCCAGCCGATTTATCTACTGTAAATGGATATACTGGAGGAGTTGCGGGTGATCTAACAACAAATGACACGTTAAACGGCGTAGCAGTAATAGATACGGAAATCACCATCACAGTACTAGCTGATGGAGGCTTAACAGGCGTAGCAATTGCAACCAATGGAAACATAAGTGTTCCAGCGGGCACCCCAGCAGGGAGCTATACTGTAGAATACCAAATTTGCGAAAATTTAAACCCAACGAATTGTGATACAGCTTTTGCAACAGTAGTTGTAGATGCAGCTCCAATTGTTGCCAATAACGATGCTACCCCAGCCGATTTATCTACTGTAAATGGATATACTGGAGGAGTTGCAGGTGACCTAACAACAAATGACACGTTAAACGGCGTAGCAGTAATAGATACGGAAATCACCATCACAGTACTAGCTGATGGAGGCTTAACAGGCGTAGCAATTGCAACCAATGGAAACATAAGTGTTCCAGCAGGCACCCCAGCAGGGAGCTACACTGTAGAATACCAAATTTGTGAAAACTTAAACCCAACGAATTGTGATACAGCTTTTGCAACAGTAGTTGTAGATGCAGCTCCAATTGTTGCCAATAACGATGCTACCCCAGCCGATTTATCTACTGTAAATGGATATACTGGAGGAGTTGCAGGTGATCTAACAACAAATGATACGTTAAACGGCGTAGCAGTAATAGATACGGAAATCACCATCACAGTAGTAAACAATGGAGGCTTAACAGGCGTAGCAATTGCAACCAATGGAAACATAAGTGTTCCAGCAGGCACCCCAGCAGGGAGCTACACTGTAGAATACCAAATTTGTGAAAACTTAAACCCAACGAATTGTGATACAGCTTTTGCAACAGTAGTTGTAGATGCAGCTCCAATTGTTGCCAATAACGATGCTACCCCAGCCGATTTATCTACTGTAAATGGATATACTGGAGGAGTTGCAGGTGACCTAACAACAAATGATACGTTAAACGGCGTAGCAGTAATAGATACGGAAATCACCATCACAGTAGTAAACAATGGAGGCTTAACAGGCGTAGCAATTGCAACCAATGGAAACATAAGTGTTCCAGCAGGCACCCCAGCAGGGAGCTACACTGTAGAATACCAAATTTGTGAAAACTTAAACCCAACGAATTGTGATACAGCTTTTGCAACAGTAGTTGTAGATGCAGCTCCAATTGTTGCCAATAACGATGCTACCCCAGCCGATTTATCTACTGTAAATGGATATACTGGAGGAGTTGCAGGTGACCTAACAACAAATGACACGTTAAACGGCGTAGCAGTAATAGATACGGAAATCACCATCACAGTAGTAAACAATGGAGGCTTAACAGGCGTAGCAATTGCAACCAATGGAAACATAAGTGTTCCAGCGGGTACCCCAGCAGGGAGCTATACTGTAGAATACCAAATTTGTGAAAACTTAAACCCAACGAATTGTGATACAGCTTTTGCAACAGTAGTTGTAGATGCAGCTCCAATTGTAGCCAATAACGATGCTACCCCAGCCGATTTATCTACTGTAAATGGATATACTGGAGGAGTTGCAGGTGATCTAACAACAAATGACACGTTAAACGGCGTAGCAGTAATAGATACGGAAATCACCATCACAGTAGTAAACAATGGAGGCTTAACAGGTGTAGCAATTGCAACCAATGGAAACATAAGTGTTCCAGCAGGCACCCCAGCAGGGAGCTACACTGTAGAATACCAAATCTGCGAAAACTTAAACCCAACGAATTGTGATACAGCTTTTGCAACAGTAGTTGTAGATGCAGCTCCAATTGTTGCCAATAACGATGCTACCCCAGCCGATTTATCTACTGTAAATGGATATACTGGAGGAGTTGCAGGTGACCTAACAACAAATGACACGTTAAACGGCGTAGCAGTAATAGATACGGAAATCACCATCACAGTAGTAAACAATGGAGGCTTAACAGGCGTAGCAATTGCAACCAATGGAAACATAAGTGTTCCAGCGGGTACACCAGCGGGCAATTATACCGTAGAATACCAAATTTGTGAAAACTTAAACCCAACGAATTGTGATACAGCTTTTGCAACAGTAGTTGTAGATGCAGCTCCAATTGTTGCCAATGACGATGCTACCCCAGCCGATTTATCTACTGTAAATGGATATACTGGAGGAGTTGCAGGCGATGTAACAACAAATGATACGTTAAACGGCGTAGCAGTAATAGATACGGAAATCACCATCACAGTACTAGCTGATGGAGGCTTAACAGGCGTAGCAATTGCCACCAATGGAAACATAAGTGTTCCAGCGGGCACCCCAGCAGGGAGCTACACTGTAGAATACCAAATCTGCGAAAACTTAAACCCAACGAATTGTGATACAGCTTTTGCAACAGTAGTTGTAGATGCAGCTCCAATTGTTGCCAATAACGATGCTACCCCAGCCGATTTATCTACTGTAAATGGATATACTGGAGGAGTTGCAGGGGATGTAACAACGAATGACACGTTAAACAGCGTAGCAGTAATAGATACGGAAATCACCATCACAATATTAGCTGATGGAGGCTTAACAGGTGTAGCAATTGCAACCAATGGAAACATAAGTGTTCCAGCGGGCACCCCAGCAGGGAGCTACACTGTAGAATACCAAATTTGCGAAAACTTAAACCCAACGAATTGTGATACAGCTTTTGCAACAGTCGTTGTAGATGCAGCTCCAATTGTTGCCAATAACGATGCTACCCCAGCCGATTTATCTACTGTAAATGGATATACTGGAGGAGTTGCAGGTGACCTAACAACGAATGACACGTTAAACGGCGTAGCAGTAGTTGATACCGAAATCACCATCACAGTATTAGCTGATGGAGGCTTAACAGGCGTAGCAATTGCCACCAATGGAAACATAAGTGTTCCAGCGGGCACCCCAGCAGGGAGCTACACTGTAGAATACCAAATTTGCGAAAACTTAAACCCAACGAATTGTGATACAGCTTTTGCAACAGTAGTTGTAGATGCAGCTCCAATTGTTGCCAATAACGATGCTACCCCAGCCGATTTATCTACTGTAAATGGATATACTGGAGGAGTTGCGGGTGATCTAACAACAAATGACACGTTAAACAGCGTAGCAGTAATAGATACCGAAATCACCATCACAGTATTAGCTGATGGAGGCTTAACAGGCGTAGCAATTGCAACCAATGGAAACATAAGTGTTCCAGCGGGCACCCCAGCAGGGAGCTACACTGTAGAATACCAAATCTGCGAAAACTTAAACCCAACGAATTGTGATACAGCTTTTGCAACAGTAGTTGTAGATGCAGCTCCAATTGTTGCCAATAACGATGATTTTAGTTCAGTTTCTATAAATGAAACTCTTGGTGGTGTTGCAGGCGATGTAACGACAAATGACACGTTAAACGGTGTAGCAGTAATAGATACGGAAATCACCATCACAATATTAGCTGATGGTGGATTAACAGGAGTAACTATTGCTGCGAATGGTGATTTAAGTGTTCCAGCGGGTACACCAGCGGGCACTTATACCGTAGAATACCAAATTTGTGAAAACTTAAACCCAACGAATTGTGATAATGCTTTCATAACAGTAGTAGTTCTACCTGATAATGATGGTGATGGAATTGATGATATAGTTGATATTGATGATGATAATGATGGTATTACAGATATTGAAGAACAAAATGGAAATCCTATTCTAGATACAGACGGAGATGGAGTAATTGATAGTTTTGATTTAGATGCAGATGGAGATGGCGTAAATGATGTTTTTGAAGCTGGTCATGGAGAATCTGATGTAAATAATGATGGTATAGTTGATGGTCCAGTTGGAGTTAATGGTATGCCAGATGCTGTAGAAGGTGGTGTTGATGGAGCAGGTCCAGATTATACTCCTCAAGATTCTGATGCCGACGGAGTTCATGATTTCCAAGATATCGATGACGATAACGACGGCGTAAACACAGAATTCGAGAATCCAAATGCAGATGGTGATGGTAACCCTAACACAGGAACTACACAAGATACAGATGTCGACGGAATAGACGATTACTTAGATATCGATGACGATAACGACGGCGTAAACACAGAATTCGAGAATCCAAATGCAGATGGTGATGGTAACCCTAACACAGGAACTACACAAGATACAGATGGCGACGGAATAGACGATTACTTAGATATCGATGACGATAACGACGGCGTAAACACAGAATTCGAGAATCCAAATGCAGATGGTGATGGTAACCCTAACACAGGAACTACACAAGATACAGATGGCGACGGAATAGACGATTACTTAGATATCGATGACGATAACGATGGTGTAAACACAGAATTCGAGAATCCAAATGCAGATGGTGATGGAAACCCTAACACTGGAACTACACAAGACACAGACGGCGACGGAATAGACGATTACTTAGACATCGATGACGATAACGACGGCGTAAACACAGAATTCGAGAATCCAAATGCAGATGGTGATGGTAACCCTAACACTGGAACTACACAAGACACAGATGGCGACGGAATAGACGATTACTTAGACATCGATGACGATAACGATGGTGTAAACACAGAATTCGAGAATCCAAATGCAGATGGTGATGGTAACCCTAACACAGGAACTACACAAGACACAGATGGCGACGGAATAGACGATTACTTAGACATCGATGACGATAACGATGGTGTAAACACAGAATTCGAGAATCCAAATGCAGATGGTGATGGTAACCCTAACACAGGAACTACACAAGATACAGATGGCGACGGAATTGATGATTACTTAGATATCGATGACGATAACGATGGTGTAAACACAGAATTCGAGAATCCAAATGCAGATGGTGATGGTAACCCTAACACTGGAACTACACAAGACACAGACGGCGACGGAATAGACGATTACTTAGATATCGATGACGATAACGACGGCGTAAACACAGAATTCGAGAATCCAAATGCAGATGGTGATGGAAACCCTAACACAGGAACTACACAAGACACAGATGGCGACGGAATAGACGATTACTTAGACATCGATGACGATAACGATGGTGTAAACACAGAATTCGAGAATCCAAATGCAGATGGTGATGGTAACCCTAACACTGGAACTACACAAGACACAGACGGAGACGGTACACCAGACTACTTAGATGTAGATGATGACGGTGACTTAGTAGATACAGAATTTGAGAATCCAGATCCAAACGGAGACGGAAACCCATCTGATGCTCAAGACACAGATGGCGACGGTACACCAGACTACTTAGATGTAGACGACGATGGAGACTTAGTAGATACAGAATTTGAGAATCCAGATCCAAACGGAGACGGAAACCCATCTGATGCTCAAGACACAGATGGCGACGGTACGCCAGACTACTTAGATGAAGACGACGATGGAGACTTAGTAGATACAGAATTTGAGAATCCAGATCCAAATGGAGACGGAAACCCATCTGATGCTCAAGACACAGACGGAGACGGTACACCAGACTACTTAGATGTAGATGATGACGGTGACTTAGTAAACACAGAATTTGAGAATCCAGATCCAAACGGAGACGGAAACCCATCTGATGCTCAAGACACAGATGGCGACGGTACACCAGACTACTTAGATGTAGACGACGATGGAGACTTAGTAGATACAGAATTTGAGAATCCAGATCCAAACGGAGACGGAAACCCATCTGATGCTCAAGATACAGACGGCGACGGTACACCAGACTACTTAGATGTAGATGATGACGGTGATTCAGTAGATACAGAATTTGAGAATCCAGATCCAAATGGAGACGGAAACCCATCTGATGCTCAAGATACAGACGGAGACGGTACGCCAGATTACTTAGATGTAGACGACGATGGAGACTTAGTAGATACAGAATTTGAGAATCCAGATCCAAATGGAGACGGAAACCCATCTGATGCTCAAGACACAGACGGAGACGGTACACCAGACTACTTAGATCTAGACGACGATGGAGATGGTATTCCAACAGCAGATGAAAACCCAGATCCTAACGGTGATGGCGATCCATCAGACGCACAAGATACAGATGGCGATGGTATTCCAGATTATTTAGATGCTGATGACGATAATGATGGTATTATAGCATACAATGAAGGTGGAAATATTGATACAGATGGTGATGGTTTACCAAACTATTTAGATCAAGATGCTGATGGAGACGGAATTCCTGATAACGTTGAGGCTCAAACAACAGCTGGATATATTGTTCCTTCTGGAGTTGATACAAATAACAATGGAATTGACGATGCTTATGATACAGGATTAACTCCTATTGATACTGATGGTGATGGGACTAATGATATGTTTGATTTAGACTCAGACAATGATGGAGTTCATGATCAATATGAAACAGGAGTTGATTTGGCTGGTACGGATACAGACAATGATGGTTTAGATGACAATGTTGATACTACACCAGGTTATGATGATCCAAACGGAATATTTGTAACACCTAGCGATGATCTTCAAGATACTGATGGTACAGAAGATGTTGATTATAGAGATATTGATGACGATGGTGATGGTTTAGATACAGAAACTGAAAATGGTGATGAAAATGGTGATGGTAACCCAGATGATGCATTTGATTCAGACGGCGATGGTATTCCAGATTATTTAGAATTTAATAATCATCAACCTTCTTCAGATGATTTAGAGATCTTCAATTTGGTTACTCCTAACGGAGATGGAGATAATGATGTGTTTGTAATCAGAAACATTGAATTGTATCCAGATAATACTGTTCAAATTTATAACAGATGGGGTATCTTAGTTTATGAAGTTTCAAGTTATAATCCAAGTGAAGGAAGAGCATTTGTTGGTCTTTCTGAAGGAAGAGTAACCATTAGCCAATCATCTGAATTACCAGTAGGAACTTACTTCTATGTAGTAAAATACAGAAACAGTGCCGGAAACAGCAAAGAACGTTCAGGATATTTATATATTAATAGATAA
- a CDS encoding type IX secretion system membrane protein PorP/SprF: MKKRFLIFIVTLVAASSYAQQDSQFTNYMYNTININPAYAGSRGVLSIFGLHRNQWVGLDGAPVTNTFSLNTPINNSNFGIGFSIVNDRIGPSDDNSISADVSYSVKTSETFKLSFGIKATANLLNVDFTKLNIYNPGDVLAQYNVDNKFSPNVGAGVYFHSNKTYVGLSVPNFLETSHFDKGESAFTANSVASERMHFYLIGGHVFDLSENVKLKPAFLTKMVQGAPLQVDLSANFLFNDKFTLGAAYRWDAAASLLAGFQVSDSWFIGYGYDMEVTKLANYNSGSHEFFLRYELFKNYDKVVSPRFF, translated from the coding sequence ATGAAAAAAAGATTTTTAATATTTATTGTAACACTTGTAGCGGCATCATCTTATGCACAACAAGATTCGCAATTCACAAATTATATGTACAACACTATTAATATCAACCCTGCTTATGCTGGTTCTCGTGGTGTTTTAAGTATTTTCGGATTGCATAGAAATCAATGGGTTGGATTAGATGGAGCGCCTGTAACAAATACGTTCTCTTTAAATACTCCAATCAATAATTCTAATTTCGGAATTGGTTTTTCTATTGTAAATGACAGAATTGGCCCTTCAGATGATAATTCAATTTCTGCTGATGTTTCTTATTCAGTTAAGACATCTGAAACATTTAAATTATCGTTTGGTATTAAAGCTACGGCTAACCTTTTAAATGTAGATTTTACAAAATTGAATATTTACAATCCAGGTGATGTTTTAGCACAATATAATGTAGACAATAAGTTTTCACCAAATGTTGGAGCCGGAGTTTACTTTCATTCCAACAAAACATATGTAGGCTTATCGGTTCCTAATTTCTTAGAAACAAGTCATTTTGACAAAGGTGAATCTGCTTTTACAGCCAATTCAGTTGCTTCAGAAAGAATGCATTTTTATTTAATTGGAGGCCATGTTTTTGATTTGTCTGAAAATGTAAAATTAAAACCAGCATTTCTAACTAAAATGGTTCAGGGTGCCCCTTTACAGGTTGATTTATCTGCTAATTTCTTATTCAACGATAAATTCACTCTTGGAGCTGCTTACCGTTGGGATGCTGCAGCAAGTTTATTAGCCGGATTTCAAGTTTCAGATTCTTGGTTTATTGGTTATGGATATGATATGGAAGTTACAAAATTAGCGAATTACAATTCGGGCTCACATGAATTTTTCTTGCGCTATGAATTGTTTAAAAATTATGACAAAGTAGTTTCTCCAAGATTCTTCTAA